The region CCCTATCAGAGCAGGTATCTCTCGCAGATTGAGAGAATGTACGGCATAAAAGTTGATGTAAGCATTTGGCCTGAGCTTATAAAGAAGAAACAGGCTCCTGCCGTAACCGAGATAATGGAAGCCAACCGTTGTGACTTGGCTCTATTTGCGTACCGTATGGACGAAAGTCTACAGCGAAGGGGAATGCTCAAACGCTTCGATGACGGCATTGACTATGTGCGCAAGTGGGCTTATCCATTGCGCTCGTTTACTGCAAAGTCAATCCGTGGCTACGTTACCGCAAACAAGGTTCCACTAAATGTTGAATATTCTCTCGGATTCAAGCACGACCTTTTAACCCATAGGGGAAAGAACGCATTGCTGCTGAGGCACGCAATAAGCGAGGCTGACTATCAGGCAGCCGTTGCGCAGGACCCGAATGTGGAGATTGATTATGTCAGATTCGCAAACTGCCCCGAAATCGTCAAGGAAATCTTTGGAGAAAAAGGGCTTCCAAAGGGGAGAGTCTAGGAAAATCCAGAGAACGCAGGTTGTCCTTGACGACTACAATCCTAGATACATTTCTCCTGCAAACGCTCAACGACTGAAGAAATCCTTGAAGGATAACGGGCTTGTAGGTACCCTAATTTGGAACAAGACCTCAGGCCATATCGTAGGAGGACACCAGAGGCTAGGTGTCCTTGACCAGCTTATGCGTTTTGACCCCGAAAAGCCTGATTCTTCATACGAGATTGAGGTTACTATGGTTGAAATGCCGTTGAAGGACGAAGTCAAGCTGAATGTTGTCCTGAACAACAGCGATGCAATGGGCGAATTTGACTTTACGGCTCTTGAGACTCTTTCAAAGCAGTTTGGCCTTGATGTTGAGGCTGACTTCGGATTTTCAGAAGAGGTTGCAAGCGTCCAGTTCCCAGATGTGGTTGAAGAAATGCTTGCGGAGCAAAGCGAGACTCACGAAATGCGCGAGGCTGTCGCAACCCCTGAACAGATCGCCACGATGAAGGAGAAGAAGCACGAGTCGCGCGAAGCCATAAAGCAGATGAACGAGGAAATAGGGGACTGGAAGGCTGAACCGAAAGGAATACTCACGCTTGTGTTTCCTACGGAGACTTCAAAAAGGGAATGGCTTAAAAGCATTCTCAATCTTGACGATACGAACGTTCTGCACATTGACAAGTTTGAAGAGGCGTTGATGAACAAGGACTTTTCAAGCGAAAGCCCCGAAAGTCAAGAATAAGCACAGAAATTCACTCACATTCAAAATGAACGGGAAAGGGCTGAAAACCCTTTCTTTTTATTGCGCATTTAGGTAAACTATAGCCATGCCAAAAATCAAAGAAGCAGCAGAAAACAAGTTTTACGAGCTTTTCAAGCAGATTCTTGACACTCAGTCAAAGGAAATTGAATTGCTCCTTGAAATCAAGGAAACACTGGCGAACGCAAATCCTGCGGAAAAAACTGCCGTAAGCAAGGGCTGGGGTGACCTGTAATGAAGATTCCTGTCGGCAATGCGTTGAAGTCGGTAGCTCTCGCCAAGAGAGCCGTTTCGGCTTCCGCTCCTGCCGTTGACAGGTATCGTGGACGCTTCCAGTCAAGCGGAAAATACCTTTTCATCGCTCACCCTGAATGCTGCCCGGCTTGCAACAGGATGAACGGAAGGTTCCTGAACACCGCTGATGTCGCATTCATTTCGCACCCTAACTGCAAATGCGCAACGATTGCCGTTCCAGAAGGTCTTTCTCCTGCGCAAGTTACCGAATGGGCGAAGAACCCTACAGGAACGATTATGTACGGCTGGAACTATGGCGTTGCCTTGCGGAACGAGAACTTGACCGAGCGCAACAGGACGAACACGATGATTCGCTTCTTCAACCGAATGCGCAACGATCCCCGAAACTACAACAGGCGAAAGATTAGGGCACAGGTATCAGATGAACAAATCCAGTCAGTGCGTGACGCAGTGCAAAGAGGTGAACTCGGAGCAGCGAAAGATTTCACGTCTACTATCAGGAGGCTTTCAGCTACTGAAAGAAATAGACAAGCTAGAAAGAACATGGCAAACAGGAAACGCAAAAAGGGAGTATGACTAGATGGACGCTAAGAAAGCAATTGCAATGGTTGAATACGGTTGTAGATTTATTGCTAAGCCTTATATTTGGGGCGGCAACGGCTGCGGCCTTACTAATCTTGGCGGAGAAGGTCATTTTGGCTTTGATTGCTCTGGCTTCGTGAACGAATGCCTTGCGGCGTTCGGCTTCATTCCGAATTATGCCGACTATTCAGCACAAGGTCTTTATACGATGTTCAAGGACAAGTGGGCGCAGGTCCTGCCTGAATACAACACTGGAACGCTCGTGTTCTTCGGAAAGGACGAGAACAACATTACCCATGTCGCAATCTGCGTGAACGGCTGGCAGATGATTGAATGCGGTGGCGGTGGCAAGAGCTGCACCAACGAAAGGAACTCCACAGGATTTGTAAGGCTCCGTCCTATCAGTAGCCGTGATGATGTCGTGGCTATGCTTGACCCCGTTTAACGACCAAGAAGCCGAAGTCGCGGTGGAAACCTTTGACGCATGGATGGGCTACCCCCCCCATGTCCGCGCGAAAGATGGTTGGGTAAATTTTTCACTCAAACAAAAAGGAAACAATATGGCAAGAAAGAAAGTTGAAATCACAATTGACGCTAACGAAATCGAAAAGGAAAAGATTTTGAACGGCACAAAGAACAAGCAGGAAGCTGTCGCCGAAAAGGTTAGGGAATTGGTAAGTTGTCTCAACGACCTTACGGTTCCTGAATTTGTTCATGGCATTGGCAACGGCATTCTTTACGGTGCTTGCAAGAACTATCTTGACGCAAACGCTGAAAAGACTCCAAACAAAAAGAAGAAGTAGAGTTTCTTTTGCATACGCGCACGCCCCAGCCTCGTGTGCTCCAGAGAAAGGCTGGCGCATCGCCTGAATGTGTTCCTGAAAATCAGGCAAACGGAATCGTAGCTCAGTTGGTAGAGCCTCTGAGGAGTGGCATAAGCCTCAAACAGCGCAGGTTCGAGTCCTGCCGATTCCATTACCCATAGATACCGAAGTTCTTGCTGTAACGCAAGGATTGTTTTCTTCCGACAGCCAGCAAGTCGGCAAACATAGCTGGCGTCTTTTTATGGCTCGTAAAGGCGGAAATCCAAACATCAATGAGATTAACAAGGGCACCCGTTTCAACAAGGAAAGTGCTGTCATAGCCGCCAAGAAAAAGGCCGAGAAGGAACGAGCCAAGAAATCCATATTTGCCGCAATACGACCATATTCGGAAGAAATCATTCCAAAGGACAAGATACCTGAAGGTGTTCTAGCCTTCTGGGAAAGCCGTGGTGTCGGTGCCGAGAACATCTCAGCAATGCTCATTGACATGACTCCTATGCTTGCCAATGCCATTAAAGGTGGCGACTATCCGACATACTTCGCCATAATGAAGCAGCTAGGTATGACGTTTGAAAGCACTAGGGAGCAGAATGTCAAGGTAGCCTTTGAAAACTCGCTTGAAACGAATGTCAATGGCGAAATCACTATCAATATCGTAGAAAAGAAGCCAGAGCCTATTGACGATGAATGATGCAGGAAAGGAATGTTGAACTATCTCCTTTCCAAGTTGAATTCCTACGAAGAAAGGACGAGCCGCTCGTAATCCTACAGACGGGCGTAGGCGCAGGGAAAAGCCGTGCGCTGGCTCATTGGTGTGTCTATACCGCTAGAAAAGGCTACAGAATACTTGCGGTTGCACAGAACTATTCTGCACTAATGGAAGTGCTTTTCCGTGAAATTGAGATAGTATGTGCCCAGATCGGCATTACCTGCGACAAGACTGGCAAGAAACTCCATATTGGCAACGGCTGGATTTACGGAGCCACAGGCGAGAATCCGAAGGGCATTCTTGGCTATACCGACTTCAACGCAGCCGTTTTTGACGAGGCTGCCTACCTTAAACGCAATGTCTATGACTTCGTTTGCGACCGCTTGCGCGGCGAGAATGTGGATGTTCCTCTTTATCGTTTTACATCTTCCCCTTCAAGCGAACCTGCTTCCGTGTGGTTCCGAGAACTTTGCGAACAGAACCAGGACAAGGTAATCAGGGCTACGAGCCTTGACAACGCATTCACTTCCAAGCAGTACAAGAAAGACCTCATAAAGCGTTACGGACTCGGAACGAACCTTTTCCGTCAGCAGGTGCTTGGAGAATTCCTTGATACAGACCTTGAAGACACCCTTTTCACACACGAGCTGTTGAAGAATGTCAAGTCCAGAATTGCCGACGATGTTATGCGAGACGAGCTTGCTGTCATAGGCCTTGACTGCGCCCGTTACGGACGAGATTACTCTGTTGCGGTCCTGCGAATCGGCCGTAGAGTGGTTAAGGTTCTGCGAGCTAGGGAGACTGACACGGGCCAGCTTGTCGCAATGGTTCGCAAGCTAAAGGACATTGCAGAACAGAATTGGAACATAAAGATAGACAGCGTATGCGTTGATGCCGCATATGGATCGGGAGCCATTGACATGCTCAAGTCTCTTGGCTACACGGTGTACGAAGTCAGCTTTGCAGGACTACCGAAGCGCAAGGAATATTACAATGTTCGTGCCGAGATGTATTTCACGGCAAAGGACTGGCTCAAGGAAGGGGGAACCTTTGAAGACGAGGAACTTTATGCCGACCTTTCCGCACAACGCTATATGCTTGACGATGGCGGCAAGTTCCGTCTAATCCCGAAGGAAATGATTAAGAAGACCATAGAACGCTCTCCTGATACCAGCGATGCTTTTGCATTGACATTCTATCACGCAGCCATAAGGAACGATTACAACAAGAAGCAGGTTCTTGACAGCCCTGCAATGCTGAACATGATGAAGAAACTGAGAATGAAGAAGTCAACGCACAAGTTCGCGTTTTAATGATTTAGCAAGGTAAACTATATGAAAATGGAAAATTTGCCGACGATTTGCCCCGAAAGGCTCTCGGAACTTATGCTGGAGGCACAGCAAAAAAATGACTGCTCCAGCAGGGAACTTGGAGAACTTGTACACAACATAACGCAGAAGGTAATCTTTTCTGACGAGTTCATTGCGTACACGGACGACTGGAAACTTGAAATGCTTTCGCAGGCGTATGTGAAGGTTTTCGGAGCCGTAATGAAGTTTGACCCTGTAAAGTGCAAGTCGCCTGTGAATTACCTGTACACGGCTGCACTCAATTCGTTCCGCAGCACTCTGAGGAAGCTCAAGAACGATTCGGAAGACTTTACCCCCATTAACGAGGAAGTGAAGATTGAACCGTTCAACCTGCGAAACAAGAGGCGCATTCTTGCTAGGGCCACGGCAAAGCTGAATGTCCGCAAGATTGTGGAGCAGGCCCAGAAGTCAGAGATTGACGGAGACAAGGAACGCTACAGGAAGTATGTGGGCAACATCTTTGAGTACGTGGACAGGCTTGCAAGGATTGTTGAACGGAAACTGAACGCTGCCGTAATGGATGACTTGATTAAGAAGGCACGAAGCATAAGGAAGATGGCTAATGGTTGATTTTGAAGAAACGATTGACGAGGTTCCTGAAATCAGCGAAGAGGAATGGGCTGGCGAAGAAAAGGAAGTCATTGAAGAGTTCCGAAAGTTCGCCAAGGAATCCTCCGAGGAATACGGCGACCTTTACAAGAGAATCCGTGAGGAACGCAGGTTCATAAGCGGTGAACAATGGGACAAGAATGACGAAACCAACAGAGGCGAAGGACGAGCGCAGCTCTCCATCAACATTTGCGGTGTCTATTCAGCTTCCGTAGTGAACCCGTTCGCTGCAAGGCCGTTCAAGTTCAAGTGCATTCCAAGAGTCAATGACCCTATGGTAATGCAGGAAGCCGAAAACCTTAACTCCTATCTTACGGCAATACAGAGCGATTACGATACCAATGTAAGCAACACAAGCGGTTTCAAGGACGAGGTTGACACTGGTCTAGGCTTTACTTATGCCACCATTGAAGAGGTTATGGGCGAACAGAAGATTCGCTATCTCTACATTGAAGATGCGACAACAGTAATCCTTGATGTGAACGCAAAGGGTGTTGCTCTTGAGCAGTCCGACAGGATTGCCGTAGTTGACATGATGAACTATGACAAGGCCAAGCGTGAATTTGGCGAAGACATTGTTCGCAATGGAAAGCCTGAACAGGCTGCGCTTTCCGATTTCGGCTCGTCTTGGGAAGTGCCGAAGAACTGCGTTGCCGTTGTTACATACTACCGCAAGGACGGCCACGATGTTGAATACTTCCGACTCTGTGGCGACCACATTGTAGATTATGGCGTTTTTGAAGGCCTTGACTACCTTCCTGTATTCGCATTCACTGGGGATCGTATCTGGGTTGACGACAAGAAGAGCTTTGCAGGCATTGTCCGCAAGGTAAAGGCTCAGCAGAAGACAATCAACTATGCACAGAGCCAGCTCATTGAACGAATTGCGATGAGTCCTAAATGCTTCTTTGTCGCAGGTTCCCGAACCATTGAAGGCCACGAGGACGATTTCAACAACATCCATTACGGCAACAAGACATTGCTGGAATACAATGACGACATTGACGAGGTTGGGCGTGAAATCAAGCCGCCTCAGTTCATCGTTCCGCAATGCCATACGGAAGACTTGCAAGCCGTCATAAATTCAGCGGTTCAGCAGATGAGCCTTGCCACTGGCATTTCTGCAAACGGGATTGTTGAACAGAACCTTACAGACCAGAAGACGGCAACGGAAGTCTTGCTCCGCACAAAGAGCAGCCAGAGCAATGTAAGCAACTACCTTGACCACGCAAAGGAAACCATACGCATTGCTGGCTACACCCTTGCCCAGCTCTGCATTGCAATGTATGGCATAAACCTTCCTAAAGGTTCCTTTGACATCGTTGTGGAGGAAGGGTGCGTATCGCTTACCAAGATGGAAGAAGACCGCGAAAAGTTGCTTGCTATCTCTCAAATCGTGCCTGACGAGTTCAAGCCTTTGATTTCTCAGCAGCTTGTCTCAAAGTTGGATATTGAGGGTGGTCAGCAGCTATCCGAAATGCTTTACAACATGCTTCCTGCGGAACTTCGTGGCGGTCAACCTTCCTGGCAGGAATTCAACGCCCAGCAGGAACAGCTTGCGATGTTGCAGCAGCAGTTGCAGGAGGCGCAGGAACAGAACAAGGCTCTCAACGACCAGCTTACTCAGCAGCAGCTTAGGACGCAGACGGACCTTGCCCTTAACGACAAGAACTTTGCTCACGACCTGGTTATGAAGCAGATTGAACTTGCCGAGAAGCAGGGCGACTTTGCTGCAGAACAGAGCGCAAAGGCTGAGGACGATGCTCGCAAGAGCCAGCACGAACTTGACAAGATGTTGCTTGATGCGTCAATAAAGGCGAACGAACGAGCCAACGCACAGGCGCAACAGATTCTAACACAGACAAACAATGTTCCTATGGAGAGAATGAATAATGGCTAAGATGAGTGGACTCGCAAGGTTGCTTGGCGCAGTAGGCAATCAGCGTGCAATTAACGGTGCTGGAGCTGCAATGGCTCAGGAAGCGGCTATGGGCGGTAACGATGGTGGCGATCCTAGAGATTACCTTCTTTCGCTAGGCCAGGACGGGGTTATGGACTGGGAATCATTGGCGACTGCCGCAATCAAGGCTCTTTCTTTTGAAGAAGCCGAAGCCGTAGTGCGAATGAACGGCCTTGATGAAATGCAGTAGCGTAACAGCCTAAACCGATTGCTTGAGGTGTGCTAATCGGTTATTCCACGGGTAGGACGGAATGTCTGCCCGTGGATTTTTTTGCGCTTTTCTCGGTCGGAAAAAACTTGCTCGGTAAACTAGAAGCAAGGGAACGTGCCCCGAAGCACGATGTGTAAGGAAATTTATGCCGACACTTGATGAAAAAGTGAAAGAAATCGCAAGCCAAAGGGAATCAGTTGCAGCCCAGGAGCCTGACGAAACCAGCGAAGTAAAGGCAGACTCGCCTGCCAATCCGGTAAACGAAAATCCAGCCGACAAGGAACCGCAACAGCCCGAAGGCAACGGAAGCGCATTACCGAAAACCGATGTCAAGACAGCTACCAAGGAACAGAAGGCGGACTACGCCTTTGCCGCCTACCGCAAGCGCACCAGCAGGGAAATGGATTCCATGCGAAAGGAGCTTGAAGAACTTCGCAAGTTCAAGGAGGAAATGAGCCGTAAGCAGAACGCAGAGGCTCCCAAGACTAGGCAGGACTTTGGTTCGGACGAAGACTTTGCAGACTACATACAGGAAAACCTGTACAAGAAATTTGCCGAAAGGTTTGAAAAGGAGCATTCCGCAAAGTGGGAAAGCGAACAGGAAGCCTATCGCAAGGAATACGAAGTCAAGAGCGAACTGAAGCAGTTGTTCGGTAACGCTGCAAACGACATCCTGAACGCCATTGAAGACGAACATTCCGACCTGTCGGTGCTACTGAACCACCCCAATGCGGAAGCAATCCGTAACGAGCTTTCTACAGACTTTAGAGCCGATTTTCTCGGCTTGATGTACAAGCAGCCGGAACGATTCTTCGCATTGCTGCAAATGTCCCCGACAAGGCAGGAAATCGTCCTGATGGATTACGAACGGCAAATCCGTGAACTGAAGGCTAAGCATTTGAACGCTGGCAAGGGTACGCAACAGCCTAACCAGCAGCCGAACGCTCAGCCACAGCAAGCGAAGTTGCCGACAACGGGTCGGTTTGGCAACGGCAACAACGGCTCAATGTCCTTTGGAGACATGAGCGCACAGTCAAGAGTCAACCGATTCATGCTGCAATACAAGAAAAAAGGTTTTTAAGGGAATATGGCAAACAATCTTACAGACGCAAAGCAGGAACTTTGCGACCGCCTTGCAGCCAAGATTATCCTTGGCATTCCGTTCATCAAGCGTTCCACTTCCATCGGTCGTGACCAGCTCACAAAGACCGCTCGCACACAGGGCAAGATTAAGCTCTATGTGAACGCTGGCGGTGGCGCACAGGTCAAGAAGTTTGACGGCAACGGTGCACTTGACCTCACTGGCCGTTCCACAGATTCCTCTTTCTACGAAAAGGAATTCACCGCAAATGTCGCTTCCGACATTCTCGGCTACAACGCATTTGAAGAACTCTTCCAGTTGGGCGAAGGTGGGGTTGACAAGGAATTTATCGAACCTCGTGGCGAATTCATGTCCAACATCATTGAAAAGGACCTTGTGGAACGCAACTGGTTCAAGGCTGGCGGTGCCGTGATTGAAAACGGCGGCGTAAACATGCAGCCTCTTTTCAAGGCTCAGAGCATTCTCCAGACAATCAAGGCTGGCGGTACTTTCTCCGGCTTCCTTTCTCCGATGCTTCAGGGCGAACTTGCATACAACGCACTCGGCAAGCAGAACGGCTTTGACGCTCCTACCGAAACACAGCGTGACATGTACGGCAATGCCGCTATCGGCAGCGCAGCTGGCTTTGAATACATCAACGAACCGTTCATGCCTGTATTCACCATGGGCGCAGCTCTCGGCAGCGCAAAGGTTGCAAAGGCCGTGAACAGCGGTGATGACGAAATCCAGCTCAAGGGCGTTACCGCAAGCGCAAAGATCTACAAGGGCACTCCGCTCAAGATTGAAGGCGTTTACGATGTTACCATGGCTGGCGCACCTGTGGTCTACAAGAAGACATTCATCGTGCAGGAAGATGCAACCGTTTCCGACAGCGGCACAGTAACCGTCAAGATTATCCCTGTTTACTTGAATGGCGACGACCATTACAAGCCGACAGCATATTCCACAAGCACAGTTGCTCGTGGCGGCACTCTTGTCGGCAACAAGGGCGTAATTCCTGTAGATGCAGGCGTTACCTGCGAACTTACCGCAGAAACCGAATACCATATCGGTCTCATCCGTGAAGCCTCCGCATTCAACTGGCTCCCGTTTGAATTGACGAAGCTATCCGGTGTAGAAAACCGCACAACTTCCGTTGACGAACTCACCTTGCACATCTGCACTGGTGGCGAGCTCAAGACATACGAGAACGTAACCCGTATTGACAGCCCGTACTTTGGCGACATCGTTGACGAACGTGCATGCCGTACAATCTACGTGAAGAAGTAACGAAATTCCGTGATGGGGTGATGGTGGCGCAAGGTGCTTTAAGGTGCCTTGCGCTTTTTATTGAGGTTCATATTATGAAGACTGCAATCACTATAGTTAGAGAGGCGTATGAATACACAGGCGTTCTGCAGCAGGGCGAACAGCTCAATCCCGAAGACTGCAAGGAAGGACTCAGATTCCTTAATGAAATGGTGCGCAAGTGGAACGAAGAGAACTACTTCCCGTTCTCCATTGTAACTGCCGACGGAACCGCTCGCAATGGCAGAGCGTTGATTTTCAAAGGCTCCGAGGATATTGACGGAGAAGTGCCGTGCATCGTAAACAAGGTTTACTACAGGGATGGCGAAGCGTGGGTTGAAGTTGACAAGGTTTCCTACGAGAACATCTGGGGCTGCAAGGACAAGTCCGCAAATCCAACCGCATACGCATTCACGCACGATGAAGAAATGCGTGGCGTGATAGAGATTGATGCCGAAGGATGCGACATTCCTTTGCGTGTCATCTACAACAGGGTGTTGCCGAAACTGGACTACAATGACGAACTCAAGGCTCCTGAAATTTACGAGGACCTGCTTATTTATGGCGTGGCTTGGAAGGTCGCCAAGCGCAACAAGATGCCGCCCGAAGATGTTGCCGACATCTGGAACGATGCCGCTTCAATCCTTTCAAGCATAAAGAAGATGAACGCAGGAAAGCACAAGGTAGGCAAGACATATCAGCAGGTCTATGTATCTCCGTTCCAGAAGGTTGTAAGGGGCTATCGATGAAGCAGGCAAGGATTTTACAGAACATCGTAGGCGGAAGCTACGAGGCGGATTCAAAGATTGCAGGAACCGCATTTTCGTTGAACATGTATGCGGAGAATGTGGAGGAAACTTCCGGCGGAAGCTACTACACTACGGCATTGCGTTCAAGGGAAGGCGAAAGGACCGTCCTTGAAGGACTTGGCGGCAAGTGCCGCGGAATGTTCGTGGCAAGCGACGGAAGCATCTTTGCCGCTTTTGGAAACGATGTCTTAAGGCTAAGGTATGACAAGTACAGGGAATCCTGTTCCAAGGAGACGGTTTTTTCCTATCCATACGACTATTCCGAAGAAATCCGATTTAGTGAAACAGGGGGTGTTAATTCCCATGTCGTATGGGTTGACGGAAGCGAATTCGTTTACGCATATCCTCTTGAACCTGAAAAGGCGACCTCTCAAGGCGTTTCACTTCCTTTGAAGTTCAGGACTCCGAGAAGGGTCTATAAGACCGCTGAACAGGCCACATCGTTCTCCGAAGAGTACATTTCTCCGACTAACATCTGTTCGTTGAAAGGTTCAATAATAATCAACGACCCCGAATCCGACACCTGGTACTACACCGAGCCGTACATCCTTGGCGGCACGAAGTATTCAAGGAGCGTTTACAAACTTGACGGCAACGGCAATGTGGTGTACAAGACTGAAAGCAGGTACGAAGTTGACACCGAGGAAGTTTCCCTTTGGGATGAGGAAAGCAGAAGTGGTACTGCGTATCTTTGGCTTGACAGGTATTCCGTTCCGCACTGGAATACTTCCGAATACTCCGCAGACAAGACCACAGGAATAATGGCTTGCGGAGACCTTCTGTATGTCCTTGGCGAACGCTCAATCCAGGTTTACACCCAGTCAACGAATACGGACGCTCTTGGAAATTCCTACATGGCGTTCACTTCTTCAAATAGGAATGTCAGGGAGCTTGGCTGCAAGCTGTCAGCAACAATCGCCGATGTGGGCGAAAGCATTGCTTTCGTAGGCAACGGAAGCCGTGGAGACTGTTCCGTATGGACCGCCACGGAAGGAGTTCCGGTTAGGATTTCAACGAACGCCATTGAAAGGGAGCTTTCGGCAGTCAACCTTGTAGGTTCCGTCGCATTCTCGTTCTCCGAATACGGACACCTGTTCTATTGCGTGTCGGTTCCGAAAATAAGGAAGTCTTTCGTTTTCGATTTCTCCACGAAGCAATGGCACAACAGAAGCACGAGGAAGGAAGACGGTATTGATTACGAATGGTGGGTGCGCTATGCCGTAAGGACGGAAGGACGGATTTTCATTGCCGGTTCCGACAATGCGCTTGCCGTAATCGATGCGTCAAAATATGACGATTACAAGGGCAATGTGATCGTGAAGCGCCGAGTATCTCCGATAGTGTCCAGCGACTTCTCGCCATTCATCCTGAATGACGTTCTTCTTGTGATGAACAACGGCGAAACCACCGACAGGACGGACGAAACTAGGGCTAGAAATCCTTCCGTAACTCTTGAGGTGTCAAAGGACGGTGGCAATACTTTTTCAAGTCCTGTAAGGGGCTATGCAGGAACTACAGGCGATTACGGCTACAGGACTGTATGGCGCAACCTCGGCAAGGTTACGATGGCCGTGCTCCGTATCACGATAACCGACCGCTGCAAGGTAGTTGTAACCGGGGCCAAACTATCATTCACCCAGTTGAGGCATTTCTGATGAAGAAGATTGCAAGGACGGTCCAGAATGTAAGTGAACTTTCGGAAGCTCTGTGCGGCTCCTATGACGAAGGCGTTCTAAAGAACGGTATCCGCTATGTGCTGCGTGGAAGCCTTTACCATTTTGAAGGCTTCATAGACAACGCTCCGAACACCATTGAAATTCCGATTCTGCCCGTTAGGTGTGCTGTCACTATAGCGATGCCTAGCGGCTGGAGCTGCGTGATTGTGGTGGAGCCTAACAGCGGAATCGTAAAGGTGCCCGAGGAACTATTTGGAAAGAGTTTCTGCATTTTCGCAACCTGCATAGTAAACTATCAATAAAAAGAGGTTTGATTTATGGCTTTTTCAGCAGCAGTAGGTTCTTTGATTCCGGGTATTTTGGATTTTGCATCACAAAATAACCAGCAGAACATGGCGAACATGCGCACTCACGCAGGAGTGCAGAACGCCCTTGACACTCTCGGTCAAGGCTCCAGCTATGCCGACGAGCTTTTTGCGCTCAACAACAATGTCCTTGCGCAGCAGCAGGCGAATAACAACAGGTTTCTCGGCTCCGTAAATCCTTACGAGGCAGGTTCCTTTTCGTATAACAGGAAGCTGGACGACTTCTATGACCCAGCATTCCAGCTTTCCGTCAATGCGGCAAACGATGCAATCAACAGCTCGCAGGCTCTTGGCGGCAACCTTTTCAGCAGCGACACGGCCAACCGGCTTGCTGCAAAGAACAATGTCCTTGCAACGAACCAGTACAGGAACGCAATGGACGCAATGAATGCTGACCGCAACTTTGCTCTTGGTTCTTGGCAGGGAAACGAGGCTGCAAAGCAGGCTGCCGCGAACTCGGCTGCCAATGTTGCGAATATGGGCATAAACGCAAACAA is a window of Fibrobacter sp. DNA encoding:
- a CDS encoding NlpC/P60 family protein, with the translated sequence MDAKKAIAMVEYGCRFIAKPYIWGGNGCGLTNLGGEGHFGFDCSGFVNECLAAFGFIPNYADYSAQGLYTMFKDKWAQVLPEYNTGTLVFFGKDENNITHVAICVNGWQMIECGGGGKSCTNERNSTGFVRLRPISSRDDVVAMLDPV
- a CDS encoding phage terminase large subunit, producing the protein MQERNVELSPFQVEFLRRKDEPLVILQTGVGAGKSRALAHWCVYTARKGYRILAVAQNYSALMEVLFREIEIVCAQIGITCDKTGKKLHIGNGWIYGATGENPKGILGYTDFNAAVFDEAAYLKRNVYDFVCDRLRGENVDVPLYRFTSSPSSEPASVWFRELCEQNQDKVIRATSLDNAFTSKQYKKDLIKRYGLGTNLFRQQVLGEFLDTDLEDTLFTHELLKNVKSRIADDVMRDELAVIGLDCARYGRDYSVAVLRIGRRVVKVLRARETDTGQLVAMVRKLKDIAEQNWNIKIDSVCVDAAYGSGAIDMLKSLGYTVYEVSFAGLPKRKEYYNVRAEMYFTAKDWLKEGGTFEDEELYADLSAQRYMLDDGGKFRLIPKEMIKKTIERSPDTSDAFALTFYHAAIRNDYNKKQVLDSPAMLNMMKKLRMKKSTHKFAF